A single window of Cataglyphis hispanica isolate Lineage 1 chromosome 2, ULB_Chis1_1.0, whole genome shotgun sequence DNA harbors:
- the LOC126859166 gene encoding protein OPI10 homolog gives MLGIIVAGRLVQTDFQQVGENQFLITVPDADNINHIVVFLTGTIPFPDGMGGAVYFSWPDASAPPNWQFLGYISNAKPSAIFKISNLKKNHEFENSNVGIFGIGKISHVAQIGVSMEPLAIIEQQAATVAATTTNKNAEFVQKMLTNFVNYVTSFTVTQAQMTPNPTENFVPLSTLQNWYETFERRLQQNPNFWKS, from the exons ATGCTCGGTATAATCGTGGCTGGGCGACTT GTTCAAACTGATTTCCAACAAGTTGGagagaatcaatttttaattactgtgCCAGATGCCgacaatataaatcatatagtAGTCTTTCTCACTGGCACTATACCTTTTCCAGATGGCATGGGAGGTGCAG TATATTTCAGTTGGCCAGATGCAAGTGCTCCACCCAACTGGCAATTTCTTGGATATATTTCCAATGCTAAACCGTCAgccattttcaaaatatcgaaTCTGAAGAAAAATCATGAGTTCGAGAATAGCAATGTGGGAATTTTCGGGATCGGTAAAATCTCGCACGTCGCGCAGATTGGCGTATCAATGGAACCGCTTGCGATAATCGAGCAGCAGGCAGCTACGGTCGCTGCAACCACCACCAACAAAAATGCAGAATTCGTACAGAAAATGCTGACGAATTTTGTGAATTATGTGACGAGTTTCACAGTGACGCAAGCACAAATGACGCCAAATCCCACAGAAAACTTTGTACCCTTATCCACATTACAAAACTGGTACGAAACTTTCGAGAGGCGATTACAGCAGAATCCGAATTTTTGGAAGTCGTGA